A DNA window from Vigna angularis cultivar LongXiaoDou No.4 chromosome 1, ASM1680809v1, whole genome shotgun sequence contains the following coding sequences:
- the LOC128195049 gene encoding LOW QUALITY PROTEIN: DNA-directed RNA polymerase subunit alpha-like (The sequence of the model RefSeq protein was modified relative to this genomic sequence to represent the inferred CDS: inserted 2 bases in 2 codons; deleted 1 base in 1 codon; substituted 1 base at 1 genomic stop codon): MKGQADTIGIAIRRILLEEIEGTCITRVKSEKIPHEYSTIIDIEELVHEIFMNLKEIVXKSNMYGTQDALISFKGPXYITTQDIILPPSVEIIENRQHITNVXEPVNLCIELKIERNHGYWIKTLKNFQDESYDIDARFMPVQNVNYSIHSYVNGNEKQEILFLKIWTNGSLHYLL; this comes from the exons ATGAAAGGTCAAGCTGATACAATAGGTATTGCAATCCGAAGAATTTTACTCGAAGAAATAGAGGGAACATGTATCACACGTGTAAAATCAGAGAAAATACCACATGAATATTCTACCATAATAGATATTGAAGAATTAGTACATGAAATTTTCATGAATTTGAAAGAAATTGTATAGAAAAGTAATATGTATGGAACACAGGATGCATTGATTTCTTTCAAAGGTC TATATATAACCACTCAAGACATCATTTTACCACCCTCGGTGGAAATCATTGAAAATAGACAACATATAACCAATG CAGAACCTGTTAATTTGtgtattgaattaaaaattgagagaaatcATGGGTATTggataaaaacactaaaaaactTTCAAGACGAAAGTTATGATATAGATGCTAGATTCATGCCTGTTCAAAATGTAAATTATAGTATTCATTCTTATGTCAATGGGAATGAAAAGCAAGAAATACTT TTCCTCAAGATATGGACAAACGGAAGTTTACACTACCTGTTATAA